A single genomic interval of Epinephelus fuscoguttatus linkage group LG22, E.fuscoguttatus.final_Chr_v1 harbors:
- the LOC125883174 gene encoding E3 ubiquitin-protein ligase TRIM21-like, with protein sequence MMAANCLPSEDQLLCSICLEVFTDPVTLPCGHNFCKSCITQHLRFNSQRQCPMCKEQVNRKCKLKVNTFISEMAAQFRQSAERKSGDSSEQQVETPAEASSDVPIGTKRTRLKSCLWLGLACLTVGLAINYQLHQTISSLKIHQLFGADASHKFHHIVPLKEEYEVKKTELLKTEAAILYKIVERQLKLQEIRQWAKLSKEATDRERADGVQVFNTLIQSLERAQAELIGMTEAKQKTTNKQAKDFIQGLEQEISELIRRRDEVKQLSRSEDHLHFLQSFPSVTAAPLANKLPEFSVCPASYGRILRTTLVTAVDQLTKSARNKMEKLDEADLKSIQQTAVDVTLDPDTAHPTLILSDDGKQVHYGGETEDEIPDNFVLGKQGFSCERFSYDVQVKGKTVWVLGVVKESVRNEELYQNSENDYWAILQFQKDFFALTGKAVSFSVSDPPEKVRVFVDYEEGLVSFYNADSAALLYSFTGCSFTEKLYPVFSPGFSDSAPLIISPVNQ encoded by the exons ATGATGGCTGCCAACTGTCTGCCGAGTGAGGACCAGCTGCTGTGCAGCATCTGCCTGGAGGTGTTCACAGATCCAGTCACGTTACCATGTGGACACAACTTCTGCAAAAGCTGCATCACGCAGCACTTGAGATTTAATTCGCAGCGCCAGTGTCCCATGTGTAAAGAACAAGTTAATAGAAAATGTAAGCTGAAGGTGAATACCTTCATATCTGAGATGGCTGCTCAGTTCAGACAGTCAGCTGAAAGGAAATCAGGGGACAGCTCAGAGCAACAAGTTGAGACACCTGCAGAAGCTTCCTCTGACGTTCCTATTGGAACCAAACGCACTAGGCTGAAGTCCTGCCTGTGGTTAGGCCTGGCATGTCTGACCGTCGGCTTAGCAATTAACTACCAGCTTCATCAAACAATATCCAGCCTGAAAATCCATCAGCTGTTTG GCGCTGATGCAAGTCACAAATTTCACCACATTGTTCCTCTGAAAGAAGAATACGAAGTGAAAAAGACAGAGCTTTTGAAAACAGAGGCTGCAATTTTGTATAAGATCGTGGAGAGGCAACTGAAGCTTCAGGAGATCAGACAATGGGCGAAGCTCAGCAAGGAAgctacagacagagagagggctGATGGTGTTCAGGTCTTCAACACTTTGATCCAGTCTTTGGAAAGAGCTCAGGCCGAGCTCATCGGGATGACTGAAGCCAAGCAGAAAACCACAAATAAACAGGCCAAAGATTTCATCCAAGGGCTGGAGCAGGAAATCTCTGAGCTGATCAGGAGACGCGATGAGGTGAAGCAGCTCTCACGCTCAGAGGACCACCTCCACTTCCTCCAGAGCTTCCCATCTGTGACTGCAGCTCCACTCGCCAACAAGTTGCCAGAGTTCAGTGTCTGTCCAGCATCGTATGGACGAATCCTGAGGACAACTCTGGTGACTGCGGTGGATCAGCTGACGAAGTCAGCCAGAAATAAGATGGAGAAGCTGGATGAAGCTGATCTGAAGAGCATTCAGCAGACAGCAGTAGATGTGACTCTGGATCCTGACACTGCACATCCTACTCTGATTCTGTCTGATGATGGGAAACAAGTTCACTATGGTGGTGAGACCGAGGATGAAATCCCAGACAACTTTGTCCTGGGAAAGCAGGGTTTCTCTTGTGAAAGATTTTCCTACGATGTTCAAGTTAAAGGGAAGACGGTGTGGGTTTTAGGAGTGGTCAAGGAGTCTGTCAGGAATGAAGAACTTTACCAAAACTCTGAGAACGACTACTGGGCTATACTTCAGTTTCAAAAAGACTTCTTTGCACTCACTGGCAAGgctgtttctttctctgtcagTGATCCGCCTGAGAAGGTCAGAGTGTTTGTGGATTATGAGGAGGGTCTGGTCTCCTTTTATAACGCAGATTCTGCAGCTCTTCTCTACTCCTTCACTGGCTGCTCCTTCACCGAGAAACTCTACCCAGTCTTCAGTCCTGGTTTTAGTGACTCCGCCCCTCTGATTATCTCCCCAGTCAACCAGTAA